A genomic stretch from Kribbella amoyensis includes:
- a CDS encoding DNA/RNA non-specific endonuclease translates to MPSDLERVAAGLVACLNQVPQVVQYLHRLARQCRESAAFLGGFASSNPAARTAALQLDEAARRCEEAAQLAAEAPVKAGAWAQQMVRSGAERPVNDRLHRPGAADPGVVELDTAREEHKRLLDQPPADSTVRVDRKFTYRTDEQGRVVSARTTLDELDLDHPRDAGAQRRLIGKLPGDHAGHLFARIFRGPGGTMNLVPMEAIKVNLGQYKVLENRWRKIIEAGGTVEVFIELNYPEASVRPDIIDVGYRHDGRLRWVSIVNSPRQKGDSTP, encoded by the coding sequence ATGCCGTCCGATCTCGAGCGAGTCGCGGCGGGACTCGTCGCCTGCTTGAACCAAGTGCCTCAGGTGGTGCAGTACCTCCACCGGCTCGCCCGCCAGTGTCGGGAGAGCGCCGCGTTCCTCGGCGGTTTCGCCAGCAGCAATCCAGCAGCTCGGACGGCGGCACTTCAACTCGATGAGGCGGCCCGGCGCTGCGAAGAGGCAGCCCAGCTCGCTGCTGAGGCACCCGTCAAGGCAGGGGCGTGGGCGCAGCAGATGGTTCGCTCCGGAGCCGAGCGGCCGGTCAACGATCGCCTGCATCGTCCGGGCGCAGCCGACCCGGGCGTTGTCGAGCTCGACACCGCGCGCGAAGAGCACAAGCGTCTCCTTGATCAGCCGCCGGCGGACTCGACCGTTCGGGTGGATCGGAAATTCACCTACCGCACGGATGAGCAAGGCAGAGTCGTCTCGGCCCGGACCACGCTCGACGAGCTGGATCTGGACCATCCGCGGGACGCCGGTGCCCAGCGACGGCTGATCGGGAAACTCCCGGGCGACCACGCCGGGCACCTGTTCGCCCGGATCTTCCGTGGTCCCGGGGGCACGATGAACCTGGTCCCGATGGAGGCCATCAAGGTCAACCTCGGGCAGTACAAGGTCCTGGAGAATCGGTGGCGGAAGATCATCGAAGCTGGCGGCACCGTGGAAGTGTTCATCGAACTCAATTACCCCGAGGCGAGCGTCCGCCCGGACATCATCGACGTCGGATACCGTCACGACGGCCGGCTGAGGTGGGTCTCGATCGTCAATTCTCCACGGCAGAAGGGTGACAGCACACCATGA
- a CDS encoding NAD-dependent epimerase/dehydratase family protein, whose amino-acid sequence MVTGAAGFVGYAVASRFVEAGCEVHGFTRSGAGLPSGVEPVHGDLLAEDSVRKAVAQVAPEVVCHLAAAVRVRESRTDPVRYWRTNVGGTLAVLDALAETGSGSAKLILASTCAVYGEPERQPIGENAEPAPSNPYGAGKLAADRAAADLAATGAIGAVSLRSFNVAGGLPEHPDRDESRLIPKVVAVAQGRATELVVNGDGTTVRDYVHVLDMADAFLAAVGVCEPGQWQAYNVGGGGRTRIVDVIATTERLTGKPLPVRHQAGAAEPPELIADPRSFQRATGWSAHRSGLEQILGDALAAARSAYAPGE is encoded by the coding sequence TTGGTCACCGGCGCGGCCGGTTTCGTCGGATACGCCGTTGCCAGTCGCTTCGTGGAAGCGGGCTGCGAAGTGCACGGATTCACACGCAGTGGTGCCGGGCTGCCCTCCGGCGTCGAGCCCGTCCACGGCGACCTGCTTGCCGAGGATTCGGTCCGGAAGGCTGTCGCGCAGGTGGCGCCCGAGGTGGTGTGCCACCTGGCTGCTGCTGTGCGCGTCCGCGAGTCACGGACCGATCCAGTGCGGTACTGGCGGACAAACGTCGGCGGAACCCTGGCCGTGCTGGACGCGCTGGCCGAGACCGGTTCGGGGTCGGCGAAGCTGATCCTCGCGTCGACCTGCGCGGTGTACGGCGAACCCGAGCGGCAACCCATCGGCGAGAACGCCGAGCCGGCACCGAGCAACCCGTACGGTGCCGGGAAACTCGCCGCTGATCGGGCGGCTGCGGATCTGGCAGCCACCGGAGCCATCGGCGCCGTCAGTCTGCGCTCCTTCAACGTCGCCGGTGGTCTTCCAGAGCATCCGGACCGGGACGAGTCACGGCTGATCCCCAAGGTCGTCGCGGTGGCGCAGGGCCGGGCCACGGAGTTGGTGGTCAACGGAGACGGTACAACGGTCCGCGACTATGTCCACGTGCTCGACATGGCGGACGCATTCCTCGCTGCTGTTGGTGTGTGCGAACCGGGGCAATGGCAGGCCTACAACGTGGGGGGCGGTGGCCGGACCCGGATCGTCGATGTCATTGCCACCACCGAGCGTCTGACCGGCAAGCCGTTGCCCGTCCGGCATCAGGCCGGCGCCGCCGAACCACCCGAGTTGATCGCGGATCCCCGTTCTTTCCAGCGGGCCACCGGTTGGTCGGCTCACCGCTCGGGGCTCGAACAGATCCTGGGGGATGCCCTGGCGGCGGCCCGATCGGCATATGCGCCGGGCGAATAG
- a CDS encoding helix-turn-helix domain-containing protein — protein MASPEPWLYPANGTQSPPDGSDVGEVIRWYRLREGLTQEQAAVLLNTTQSRLSKLEKGAQALRDIDELRFIAARLGIPSERLGVLPDRSADARPRSNSVAGSPGPVRDSQDRWRAVRAELNRNRAVLGDLAAELYPESQRLPGTTVLSAPGWIPDGPVDLADIELTWLPESPAPPITGRAEAAAAARALRADGTSYDRYSRALRDLARPKLLDNRVSYRLLAADLADSARLAFNYTSYFDVLDVGEAVAHEFASAWLDAGNRRPSLADLPFRRLVEDPFDLTARPMLPSINTLTIRRDPIDGHRMYLHKRDSQSVAAAGGMYHVVPAGVFQPAALAPAHQANDFSLWRNIQREFSEELLGNAEHDGNAVDPIDYLTDEPFASFEQARLAGDFRTSALALVLEPLTLWVELLTVSVIEAPVFDQLFADMVAVNEEGVAVTTDAARPTVGIPFTSDTLHRLDEEPLSPIARACVSQVWAHRHTLLGR, from the coding sequence ATGGCGTCCCCCGAACCGTGGCTCTATCCGGCCAATGGCACCCAGTCGCCGCCCGACGGCTCGGACGTCGGCGAGGTGATCCGGTGGTACCGCCTCAGGGAGGGTCTGACCCAGGAGCAGGCCGCGGTACTGCTCAACACGACGCAGTCGCGGCTCTCGAAACTGGAGAAGGGTGCCCAGGCGCTCCGGGACATCGACGAGCTGAGGTTCATCGCAGCTCGGCTCGGGATCCCGTCCGAACGGCTGGGCGTGCTGCCCGATCGCTCCGCTGATGCCCGGCCTCGGTCGAACTCGGTGGCTGGCTCACCGGGTCCGGTGCGGGACAGTCAGGACCGCTGGCGGGCAGTCCGGGCCGAGCTCAACCGGAACCGGGCCGTGCTCGGGGATCTCGCCGCCGAGCTTTACCCGGAGTCCCAGCGGTTGCCCGGGACGACCGTACTGTCGGCGCCTGGCTGGATCCCCGACGGCCCGGTCGATCTGGCCGACATCGAGTTGACGTGGCTTCCCGAGTCGCCGGCGCCGCCGATCACCGGCCGGGCCGAGGCAGCCGCCGCGGCGCGGGCGCTGCGGGCCGATGGGACCTCGTACGACCGCTACTCGAGAGCGTTGCGAGACCTGGCCCGCCCGAAGCTGCTCGACAACCGGGTCAGCTACCGGTTGCTCGCGGCCGATCTGGCCGACAGCGCCCGGCTGGCGTTCAACTACACCAGCTACTTCGATGTGCTCGATGTCGGCGAGGCCGTCGCCCACGAGTTCGCGTCCGCTTGGCTGGACGCCGGCAACCGCCGTCCGAGCCTCGCCGATCTCCCGTTCCGGCGGCTCGTCGAGGATCCCTTCGATCTCACCGCCCGCCCGATGCTGCCCAGCATCAACACGCTCACGATCCGGCGAGATCCGATCGACGGGCACAGGATGTACCTGCACAAGCGGGACTCGCAGTCGGTCGCCGCGGCCGGCGGGATGTACCACGTCGTCCCGGCTGGTGTCTTCCAACCGGCCGCGCTGGCGCCGGCCCATCAGGCCAACGATTTCTCTCTGTGGCGCAACATCCAGCGCGAGTTCTCCGAGGAACTCCTGGGCAATGCCGAGCACGACGGCAACGCGGTCGATCCGATCGACTACCTCACCGATGAGCCGTTCGCGTCGTTCGAGCAGGCCCGTCTCGCCGGCGACTTCCGGACCTCGGCGCTCGCCCTCGTGCTCGAGCCGCTGACCCTGTGGGTGGAGCTGCTGACGGTGTCGGTCATCGAGGCCCCGGTCTTCGACCAGCTGTTCGCGGACATGGTGGCAGTCAACGAGGAAGGTGTCGCTGTGACCACCGACGCCGCTCGGCCGACGGTCGGCATCCCGTTTACCTCGGACACCCTGCACCGACTGGACGAGGAGCCGCTCTCACCCATCGCACGGGCCTGCGTCAGCCAGGTCTGGGCGCACCGGCATACACTCCTGGGCCGATGA
- a CDS encoding MMPL family transporter yields MNSRGAVTVRIARWSATHPWRAIGLWLVLVVVAVGLSIAIPKQQTKEADNWVGQSGQAAELIQRAGLEDKPSETVLITDPDGPLDRAAATSALTQLRQKMTAIDAVGAVGQPVWAENGKAALLPIELKGSADDAAENIDQLVTATADVQKAHPGLTIAETGGTSLDAGIWTQVGSDLARAEKLSLPITFALMLLAFGALIAAGIPVLLAFSAVGAALGFYAPLSYLFPDGGSVANVVLLIGMAVGVDYSLFYLKREREERRRGRSTVDAVEIAAATSGHSVVVSGLAVIVSMAGLFVAQDPTFSSMAAATIVVVAVAVIGSLTVLPALLAKLGHRVDRPRVPLLWRLNRRIGPGGISRRLLAPVLRFPRVALVVSTVAVIALAVPALGMKTEPGGLDTLPQSIPEVKTMKTLQQNFPSEGMAYDVVAKADDKTAAVAALNRLQQAAVESGKFVPGQAVRTSGDTAMLRLVSVLPDTTADAKVALDQLRGDLVPKAFSSLPQATWAVGGESASSVDYGEHQRDKLPYVIAFVLALTLVMMAFTFRSVAIALVTTLLNLASVAACFGVLALIFQHTWAEGLLHFTSPGFVVSWIPVFLFVILIGLSMDYHVFVLGRIREGVRAGLNPREAVRQGVVDSAGVVTSAAAVMVSVFAVFATLGMIEMKQMGVGLAVAVLIDATLVRIVMLPSILVLLGRKAWWPNKLPTPTPTPTKERELVTA; encoded by the coding sequence ATGAACAGCAGGGGAGCGGTGACCGTGCGGATCGCGCGGTGGAGTGCGACACACCCATGGCGGGCGATCGGTTTGTGGCTGGTGCTCGTCGTCGTCGCGGTGGGGCTGTCGATCGCGATTCCGAAGCAGCAGACCAAGGAGGCCGACAACTGGGTCGGCCAGTCCGGCCAGGCCGCCGAGCTGATCCAGCGGGCCGGTCTCGAGGACAAGCCGAGCGAGACCGTCCTGATCACCGACCCGGACGGCCCACTCGACCGGGCCGCCGCCACCTCGGCGCTGACCCAGCTGCGGCAGAAGATGACCGCGATCGACGCGGTCGGCGCCGTCGGTCAGCCGGTCTGGGCCGAGAACGGCAAGGCCGCGCTGCTCCCGATCGAGCTGAAGGGCAGTGCCGACGACGCGGCCGAGAACATCGACCAGTTGGTCACGGCCACCGCGGACGTACAGAAGGCGCATCCCGGCCTGACCATCGCGGAGACCGGCGGTACCTCGCTCGACGCGGGGATCTGGACCCAGGTCGGCTCGGATCTCGCCCGGGCCGAGAAGCTCAGCCTGCCGATCACGTTCGCATTGATGCTGCTCGCGTTCGGGGCGCTGATCGCGGCCGGGATCCCGGTCCTGCTGGCGTTCTCGGCGGTCGGTGCGGCGCTCGGGTTCTACGCCCCGCTGTCGTACCTGTTCCCCGACGGCGGCTCGGTGGCGAACGTCGTGCTGCTGATCGGGATGGCGGTCGGCGTCGACTACTCCCTCTTCTACCTCAAGCGTGAACGCGAGGAACGCCGCCGTGGCCGCAGTACGGTCGACGCGGTCGAGATCGCGGCCGCCACGTCGGGACACTCGGTGGTGGTCTCCGGCCTGGCCGTGATCGTGTCGATGGCCGGGTTGTTCGTCGCCCAGGATCCGACCTTCTCCTCGATGGCGGCGGCGACGATCGTGGTGGTCGCGGTGGCTGTGATCGGTTCGCTGACCGTGCTGCCGGCGCTGCTGGCGAAGCTCGGTCACCGGGTGGACCGGCCGCGGGTCCCGCTGCTGTGGCGGCTCAACCGGCGGATCGGCCCGGGCGGGATCAGCCGCCGCCTGCTGGCCCCGGTACTGCGCTTCCCGCGGGTCGCCCTGGTCGTCTCCACCGTCGCCGTGATCGCGTTGGCCGTCCCCGCGCTCGGGATGAAGACCGAGCCCGGTGGTCTGGACACGCTGCCGCAGAGCATCCCCGAAGTGAAGACGATGAAGACGCTGCAGCAGAACTTCCCGTCCGAGGGCATGGCGTACGACGTGGTCGCCAAGGCGGACGACAAGACGGCAGCCGTGGCAGCCCTGAACCGGTTGCAGCAGGCGGCCGTGGAGAGCGGGAAGTTCGTCCCCGGCCAGGCCGTCCGGACCTCGGGTGACACGGCGATGCTGCGACTCGTCTCGGTCCTCCCGGACACCACCGCGGACGCGAAGGTCGCGCTGGACCAACTGCGCGGCGACCTGGTCCCGAAGGCGTTCAGCTCGTTGCCCCAAGCAACCTGGGCCGTCGGCGGCGAGTCCGCCTCGTCGGTCGACTACGGCGAGCACCAGCGGGACAAGCTGCCGTACGTGATCGCGTTCGTCCTCGCGCTGACCCTGGTGATGATGGCGTTCACCTTCCGCAGCGTGGCGATCGCGCTGGTCACGACCCTGCTCAACCTGGCCTCGGTGGCAGCGTGCTTCGGCGTCCTGGCGCTGATCTTCCAGCACACCTGGGCCGAAGGACTGCTGCACTTCACCTCACCCGGCTTCGTGGTGTCGTGGATCCCGGTGTTCCTCTTCGTGATCCTGATCGGCCTGTCGATGGACTACCACGTCTTCGTCCTGGGCCGCATCCGCGAAGGCGTCCGAGCCGGCCTGAACCCGAGGGAAGCAGTCCGTCAAGGCGTGGTCGACTCCGCCGGCGTCGTCACCAGCGCGGCCGCCGTCATGGTCTCGGTCTTCGCCGTCTTCGCCACCCTCGGCATGATCGAAATGAAGCAGATGGGCGTAGGCCTGGCCGTAGCAGTCCTGATCGACGCAACCCTGGTCCGCATCGTCATGCTCCCCTCGATCCTCGTCCTCCTCGGCCGCAAGGCCTGGTGGCCCAACAAACTCCCCACCCCCACCCCAACCCCCACAAAAGAAAGAGAACTGGTCACCGCCTGA
- a CDS encoding GlxA family transcriptional regulator, translated as MRKVVFFLVPRLHLLDLAGPAQVFSTANDLGYRHDLYYVGETDEIGTAQGVPVKARRDWPELGPADLIVVPGWRSPRLAPVPPISAETKRVLRDHHAGGGSVASVCSGADALGAAGLLDGRRYTTHHDLTEELAARYPRASIVRDVLYVVDDRVITSAGIASGIDLALHLVAVECGAEAAAKVAREMVVYARRNGDELQESAMLRHRDHLSDLAHRIQDVIDGRYTDRLPLTDLARGAGVSERTLTRVFTSATGLTPLRYQQLLRLERAEHLIGHGATVEAAARAVGFEDARMLRRLRSRAPEPVVVH; from the coding sequence ATGCGCAAGGTCGTCTTCTTCCTGGTCCCCAGGCTGCACCTGCTCGACCTGGCCGGTCCGGCCCAGGTCTTCTCCACCGCGAACGACCTCGGCTACCGGCACGACCTGTACTACGTGGGCGAGACGGACGAGATCGGTACCGCGCAGGGCGTCCCGGTGAAGGCGCGCCGGGACTGGCCCGAGCTCGGGCCGGCCGACCTCATCGTCGTTCCGGGTTGGCGGTCGCCGCGGCTCGCACCGGTCCCGCCGATCTCCGCCGAGACCAAGCGGGTCCTGCGCGACCACCACGCGGGCGGCGGCTCGGTGGCCAGCGTGTGCTCGGGCGCCGACGCGCTCGGGGCGGCCGGACTGCTCGACGGCCGCCGGTACACCACGCACCACGACCTCACCGAAGAGCTGGCCGCTCGGTATCCACGCGCGTCGATCGTGCGGGACGTGCTGTACGTGGTGGACGACCGGGTGATCACATCGGCCGGGATCGCGAGCGGGATCGACCTGGCGCTGCACCTGGTCGCGGTCGAGTGCGGGGCCGAGGCGGCCGCGAAGGTGGCGCGGGAGATGGTCGTGTACGCGCGCCGCAACGGGGACGAGTTGCAGGAGAGCGCGATGCTGCGGCACCGGGATCACCTCAGCGATCTCGCCCATCGGATCCAGGACGTCATCGACGGCCGGTACACCGATCGGTTGCCGCTGACCGACCTGGCCCGCGGCGCCGGTGTCAGCGAACGGACCCTGACCCGCGTCTTCACCAGCGCGACCGGGCTGACCCCGTTGCGGTACCAGCAGTTGCTCCGGCTGGAGCGAGCCGAGCACCTGATCGGGCACGGCGCCACCGTCGAGGCCGCGGCTCGCGCAGTCGGCTTCGAGGATGCGCGGATGTTGCGCCGGCTCCGCTCCCGCGCGCCCGAGCCGGTCGTCGTGCACTGA
- a CDS encoding isochorismatase family protein → MTQTALIVIDVQESFRVRPNWQAVNHPDIADRVNRLVTASRARGDLVVWVLHTEPGTGGAFDPVNGHVRLIEGLQPADGEPVLTKTSHNAFTTTHLQQLLTQYGIREVIISGIRTEQCCETTARVGSDLGYDVVFVTEATATTPLPHWTLPADASLEEVLADPRTLSPEVVTERTEYALAGRFATIRTLDDLTGLAVAS, encoded by the coding sequence ATGACGCAGACAGCTCTGATCGTGATCGACGTCCAGGAATCCTTCCGGGTCCGGCCGAACTGGCAGGCCGTGAACCACCCCGACATCGCCGACCGCGTCAATCGGCTGGTGACCGCGTCCCGGGCGCGCGGCGACCTGGTCGTCTGGGTGCTGCACACCGAGCCGGGCACCGGTGGCGCGTTCGACCCGGTCAACGGTCACGTCCGGCTGATCGAGGGGCTCCAGCCGGCCGACGGCGAGCCGGTCCTCACCAAGACCTCGCACAACGCCTTCACCACCACGCATCTCCAGCAACTCCTCACCCAGTACGGCATCCGCGAGGTGATCATCAGCGGCATCCGGACCGAACAGTGCTGCGAGACGACAGCTCGGGTCGGCTCCGATCTCGGGTACGACGTCGTCTTCGTGACCGAGGCGACCGCGACCACGCCGCTGCCGCACTGGACGCTGCCGGCCGACGCGTCGCTGGAGGAGGTGCTCGCGGATCCGCGGACGCTCAGCCCCGAGGTCGTCACCGAACGCACCGAGTACGCGCTGGCCGGCCGGTTCGCCACCATCCGGACGCTCGACGACCTGACCGGGCTCGCCGTGGCATCCTGA
- a CDS encoding aldose epimerase family protein: MGSHHGRLSIRKDPFGTTPEGVKVDVYTFTNGRVTVSMLTWGATIQRVETPDRKGRTKNISLGFDNLPDYAALSPYFGSTVGRYGNRIAKGRFTLDGQTYQIPVNNGENALHGGTIGFDKKVWKAKVVQSDKAVGVAFTYVSPDGEMGFPGELTSTVTYTLDRHDNLRIDYQAKVAGKATVQNLTNHVYFNLAGEGSGSIEGHVLELNAPGYTPVDEGLIPTGEIAKTAGTPFDFSRPTPIGRRLRDDHPQLVIGRGYDHNFVLGEKTDEDGLRFAARFWEPEDGRTVTVHTSQPGAQFYSGNFLDGTFQGIGGKTYRQGDAFAFETQHFPDSPNQPAFPSTTLRPGETFRSTTVYTFGTK, from the coding sequence ATGGGTTCACACCACGGCCGCCTGTCCATCCGCAAGGATCCGTTCGGTACCACCCCGGAAGGAGTGAAGGTCGACGTCTACACCTTCACCAACGGCCGGGTCACCGTCTCGATGCTCACCTGGGGAGCGACCATCCAGCGGGTGGAGACCCCGGACCGCAAGGGCCGGACGAAGAACATCAGCCTCGGCTTCGACAACCTGCCCGACTACGCGGCCCTCAGCCCGTACTTCGGGTCGACCGTCGGCCGGTACGGCAACCGGATCGCCAAGGGCCGGTTCACCCTGGACGGCCAGACCTACCAGATCCCGGTCAACAACGGCGAGAACGCGTTGCACGGCGGCACCATCGGCTTCGACAAGAAGGTCTGGAAGGCCAAGGTCGTGCAGTCCGACAAGGCCGTCGGCGTCGCCTTCACCTATGTCAGCCCGGACGGCGAGATGGGCTTCCCCGGCGAGCTGACCAGCACGGTCACGTACACGCTGGACCGGCACGACAACCTGCGGATCGACTACCAGGCGAAGGTGGCCGGCAAGGCCACCGTGCAGAACCTGACCAACCACGTGTACTTCAACCTGGCCGGCGAGGGCAGCGGCTCGATCGAGGGTCACGTGCTCGAACTGAACGCGCCCGGGTACACCCCGGTCGACGAGGGCCTGATCCCGACCGGCGAGATCGCCAAGACCGCGGGCACGCCGTTCGACTTCAGCCGGCCGACCCCGATCGGCCGGCGGCTGCGGGACGACCACCCCCAACTGGTGATCGGGCGTGGCTACGACCACAACTTCGTGCTCGGTGAGAAGACCGACGAGGACGGCCTGCGGTTCGCGGCCCGTTTCTGGGAGCCCGAGGACGGCCGCACGGTGACCGTGCACACCAGCCAGCCGGGCGCCCAGTTCTACAGCGGCAACTTCCTCGACGGCACCTTCCAGGGCATCGGCGGCAAGACCTACCGGCAGGGCGACGCGTTCGCGTTCGAGACCCAGCACTTCCCCGATTCGCCCAACCAGCCGGCCTTCCCGTCCACCACCCTCCGCCCGGGCGAGACGTTCCGCAGCACCACCGTCTACACCTTCGGCACCAAGTAG
- a CDS encoding DJ-1/PfpI family protein: MRIDIHMYDGVAEVDALTTYAVFANAARRGLAVEPHLVTADGATEVTGCYGTRFGGLERWSPETARVLAVSGGWILEEIERGVIPRQLAEAKAIGGDNLILAGIDSGTLLLGAAGLLQGRPATTHRVDLDRLKEWAEVVDARVVDDGDLVTCGSGWFAGVDLACWLLERELGANPEIVALEQWIGRDRQGTVWRR, encoded by the coding sequence ATGCGGATCGACATACACATGTACGACGGCGTCGCCGAGGTGGACGCGTTGACGACCTACGCGGTGTTCGCGAACGCCGCGCGCCGTGGACTGGCGGTGGAGCCGCACCTGGTCACCGCCGACGGGGCGACCGAAGTGACCGGGTGCTACGGGACCCGGTTCGGCGGACTGGAGCGGTGGTCCCCGGAGACGGCCCGGGTGCTCGCGGTGTCCGGCGGCTGGATCCTGGAGGAGATCGAGCGCGGGGTGATTCCGCGCCAGCTGGCCGAGGCGAAAGCGATCGGCGGCGACAACCTGATCCTCGCCGGGATCGACTCGGGCACCTTGCTGCTCGGGGCGGCCGGCCTGCTCCAGGGTCGCCCGGCCACCACCCATCGCGTCGACCTGGACCGGTTGAAGGAATGGGCCGAGGTCGTCGACGCCCGCGTGGTCGACGACGGCGACCTGGTCACCTGCGGATCCGGCTGGTTCGCCGGCGTGGACCTCGCCTGCTGGCTGCTCGAACGCGAACTCGGCGCGAACCCGGAGATCGTCGCCCTGGAACAGTGGATCGGCCGCGACCGCCAAGGCACGGTCTGGCGGCGCTGA
- a CDS encoding GlxA family transcriptional regulator, whose translation MKTVAVLAVDGVIGLEFAGACQVFAAAVDPVDGRPLYDVRVCGTDAGTQVMAVDREIFRAVTPYGLADVLTADTLIVPASFDPSDEVIDVVRLAHRRGVRVASICTGAFVLAAAGLLDGRQAATHWNHAAELSRRWPAVEVVTDVLYLDDGDVLTSAGVTAGLDLCLHLVRRDHGSAVAADVARRLVMAPHRGGGQAQFIAAPVVESNESLEPVLTWMTEHLTAPLTLAAIAAQAAMSTRTLSRRFRDQTGTTPLQWLIRLRLARAQELLETTDLSVAQVATAAGFGSALLLRQHFARAFGTTPTSYRRAFNPPTR comes from the coding sequence ATGAAGACGGTGGCTGTCCTCGCGGTCGACGGCGTGATCGGGCTGGAGTTCGCCGGCGCGTGCCAGGTGTTCGCCGCGGCCGTGGACCCGGTCGACGGCCGGCCGCTGTACGACGTGCGGGTCTGCGGCACCGACGCCGGTACGCAGGTGATGGCCGTGGATCGGGAGATCTTCCGCGCGGTCACGCCGTACGGTCTGGCCGACGTGCTGACCGCGGACACGCTGATCGTGCCGGCGTCGTTCGACCCGTCGGACGAGGTGATCGACGTCGTCCGGCTCGCGCATCGGCGGGGAGTCCGGGTCGCGTCGATCTGTACGGGCGCCTTCGTCCTGGCCGCGGCCGGGCTGCTCGACGGGCGGCAGGCGGCGACGCACTGGAACCACGCGGCGGAACTGTCCCGGCGATGGCCGGCGGTCGAGGTGGTCACCGACGTGCTGTACCTCGACGACGGCGACGTCCTCACCTCGGCCGGGGTGACGGCCGGGCTGGATCTCTGCCTGCACCTGGTCCGGCGCGATCACGGTTCCGCGGTGGCGGCCGATGTCGCCCGGCGGTTGGTGATGGCGCCGCATCGTGGTGGCGGCCAGGCCCAGTTCATCGCCGCACCAGTTGTCGAGAGCAACGAATCCCTGGAGCCGGTGCTGACCTGGATGACCGAGCACCTGACCGCACCGCTCACGCTGGCCGCGATCGCGGCCCAGGCCGCCATGAGTACCCGGACCCTCAGCCGCCGGTTCCGCGACCAGACCGGGACGACGCCGTTGCAGTGGCTGATCCGGCTCCGCCTCGCCCGAGCCCAGGAACTCCTGGAGACCACCGACCTGTCCGTGGCCCAGGTCGCGACCGCCGCCGGATTCGGCTCCGCCCTCCTGCTCCGGCAGCACTTCGCCCGTGCTTTCGGGACCACCCCGACCAGCTATCGACGCGCGTTCAACCCGCCGACGAGGTGA